One genomic segment of Nocardia spumae includes these proteins:
- a CDS encoding DMT family transporter: MVLVIALGVLAAFLFAAAGYLQQRAARTVVAEQPRAARVFGMTTLMQRLLRSGTWLRGWLTNLAGFLTQAAALHLGSVAAVQPLMSTQLLFAVPLEAFGRRRRPRGRDICFALLVCAGLAVLFGIGGVAPLSGEPDRGRVLLATFSAAGLVALLALISIRCPIWVAANLVAVAAGVCFAMSAVFMKLTTEDLLHRGIPATAADWPGYLLAVSTLSGLLLEQTAFAAGPLPWAIAAMSVTNPIVSYVVGVLAFRVAVPHDPGSLAAVAVAGALIAAGIGGLAHSPLARAFYAGNEEITDESPSLMS; the protein is encoded by the coding sequence ATGGTCCTGGTCATCGCGTTGGGAGTGCTGGCCGCATTCTTGTTCGCCGCGGCCGGATATCTGCAGCAGCGCGCGGCGCGCACCGTGGTCGCCGAGCAACCCCGGGCGGCCCGGGTCTTCGGTATGACCACCCTGATGCAGCGCCTGCTGCGCAGCGGTACCTGGTTGCGCGGCTGGCTGACGAATCTGGCGGGTTTCCTGACCCAGGCGGCGGCCTTGCATCTGGGGTCGGTGGCCGCGGTTCAGCCGTTGATGTCGACCCAGCTGTTGTTCGCGGTCCCGCTCGAGGCCTTCGGCCGCAGGCGCCGGCCGCGCGGCCGCGATATCTGCTTCGCCCTGCTGGTCTGTGCCGGACTGGCGGTGCTGTTCGGTATCGGCGGCGTGGCGCCGCTGTCGGGTGAGCCCGACCGGGGCCGGGTGCTGCTGGCCACGTTCTCCGCGGCCGGGCTGGTGGCCCTGCTGGCCCTGATCAGTATTCGCTGCCCGATCTGGGTGGCGGCCAATCTGGTGGCGGTGGCGGCCGGCGTCTGTTTCGCCATGAGTGCGGTGTTCATGAAACTGACCACCGAGGATCTGCTGCATCGTGGCATCCCGGCCACCGCGGCGGACTGGCCCGGATATCTGCTGGCGGTCTCCACGCTCAGCGGGCTGCTGCTGGAGCAGACCGCCTTCGCCGCGGGGCCGTTGCCGTGGGCGATCGCGGCCATGAGCGTCACCAACCCCATCGTCAGCTATGTGGTCGGTGTGTTGGCCTTCCGCGTGGCCGTACCCCACGATCCCGGTTCCCTCGCGGCGGTGGCGGTGGCCGGCGCGCTGATCGCCGCGGGCATCGGCGGGCTCGCGCACTCGCCGCTGGCGCGCGCGTTCTATGCCGGTAACGAGGAGATAACCGATGAATCGCCAAGCCTGATGTCGTAA